The region CAACGGCTTCGCGAACACCGGCATGGACGCGCTCACCGCGGCGGCCGGCGTGACGACGGGCGCGTTCTATTCGCAATTCCGCTCGAAGCCGGAATTTCTGTACGCGATCGTCGAGCACGAGATGTCGAAGGTGCTCGCGACGGTCGAGAACCGCTCGAAGGACGACCTCGTCGCCACGCTGCGCAGCTATCTGAGCACCGCGCACGCGGATCATCCGGAGCTCGGCTGCCCGGTGCCCACCCTCGGCGCGGAAATCGCGCGCGCCGACGTCGCGACCCGCAGGATGTTCGAGGATCTGATCAAGCGCTTCCAGGCGTCGCTCGCGACCGCGCTGCACGACGACGAAGCGGCATGGACGCTCGGTTGCGCGGCGATCGGCGCGGTGCTCGTCGCGCGCGCGATGGCGAGCACCGAGCGCCGCAGCGAAGTGCTGCGCTCGGTGCTCGCGTATACGATGCGATCGTTCGACGCCGACGCACGGAAAAAGAAGTGACGCACGCGCATGCGCGCCGCGCGCCGGCGCGCAAACCGGCCGGGCAACCCCGCGCACGGCCGATTCGGCGCCGCTAGGCGGCGCCGGCCGCCCCCGTCGCCGCCGGCGAGCGCGCCGGCTCGCCATCCGGCCATGGCGTCAGGATGTCGAAGCCGTCTTCCGTCACGACGACCATATGCTCCCATTGCGCGGACCACGAGCGGTCCTGCGTCACGACCGTCCAGCCGTCGGCGAGCTGCCGCGTTTCGGCGCGCCCCGCATTGAGCATCGGCTCGATCGTGAAGATCATTCCCGGCGCGAGACGCAGCCCCGCGCCGGGCCGGCCGTAATGGAGCACCTGCGGCTCGTCGTGATAGATGCGGCCGATGCCGTGGCCGCAATACTCGCGCACGATGCTGAAGCCCTCGCGATGCGCCACGCTCTGGATCGCATGGCCGACGTCGCCGAGCGTCGCACCCGGGCGCACCGCCGCGATGCCCGCCATCATCGCTTCGTAGGTCGCATCGACGAGACGCCGCGCCGGCGCGGCCGGCTCGCCGACGCAGTACATGCGGCTCGTGTCGCCATACCAGCCGTCGTGGTCGAGCGCGACGTCGATATTGACGATGTCGCCGTCCTGCAGCGCGTGATCGGACGGAATGCCGTGGCACACCACATGGTTCACGGAAGCGCAGATCGTCTTCGGATAACCGTGATAGCCGATGTTCGCGGGCCGCGCGCGCAGTACGTCGACGATGTACTCGCGGCATAGCCGGTCGAGCGCGTTGGTCGTCACGCCGGCCTTCACGTGCGGCGCGATCATGCTCAGCACCTGCGCCGCCATCGTGCCGGCGCGGCGCGCCATCGCGATCTCCGCTTTCGAGCGGATCGGAACCTGTCGCGAACGCGCCATCATGCGCTCCTCGCGGCGTCGACGGACGGCGCCGCTTCGTCGCCCTGGATTTCCGTCTCGATCAGCAGGCGGCAAATCTCGGCATAGCTCAGCGTCGGATGCAATTCCGCGAGCATCCCGATGCGCAGCCAGTGCTCGGCCTGCGCGTTGATCGAGCGGCTCAGCGCGGCGCTCGCGTGGCGCAGCGACTCATGCATCCCGTCGGATATCTTGACTATTCCCATCGCACGAATTTATACGGTTCATATACGAACCGTATATTATCGACAAGTCCGGCCACGATCAAGCCCTCGCTCCGCGGCCCTAGCCTTTTGCGGTCAGCCTGGCCACCGCGCACCGCACGATCCGGTCTGCCCGAACCGCGACGGCACACGCCCGCCGTGTCGTCGACGCGGGGCCGCGCGCCGGAGGCGGCGCGCGCGGAAAACACGGCATCGCACACCGGCCACCGGCCGGACGCATCGGCGGCGCGCGCTCGCGACGGCCGAATGCCGCGCACGGGCCGGCTCAATCGCCCGCCAGTTGCTGCGCCGCGAGCCGCCGCATCTGTTCCGCCTCCCGCCACACGTCCTGCTTGCGGCGAAACACGGCCTCGTCGTCGGCGAGCGCACGGCACGCGCGCGCGACGCCATGGTTCAGGTCGGCCGCGCCCGGGCCGCCGCCGAAACGGTGGCTGCGCGCCCACTCCAGCGGCGCGCGCGAGACAAAATCGGGATCGAGCGCGGCGAGCGCATCGTGGCTCGAGCGCCCCTGCGCGGCGCTGTCCCGCACCGCCTGCGCAACCCGCGTGTGCGCGGAGCGAAAATCGATCGACCGGCGAACGACGAGCGATTCGGCCACCGCCATCGCGACCACGCCCGTGTCCCTCAGATGGGCGTCGATGCGTGCCTGCGCCGCTTCGAGCCCGTCGATCAGCAGCACGGCGACCGCCGCCGCGTCCTCGATCGCCGCGCACGCCTGCGCGATCAGCCCGTTCATCGGCGAGCCCGCCTCGAACGAATTGGTGTACGGCGTCTTGCCGAGCGCCGCCGAGCAACTCGCGAGCGCGCCGAACGGCACGCCCGCGCGGCTCTTCACGAATTCGACGAGAAACGGGTTTTTCTTTTGCGGCAGCATCGACGAGCCGCCCGTCAGCGCGGCGGGCAGCGACACGAGCGCGAACTCCGCCGTCGTCCAGATCTGCAGGTCCTGCGCGAGACGCGACAGCACGAGGCCGATCGCGTTCATCGCCGACAGGAAATGGACGACGCCGCTGCGGTTCGCCACCGCATCGAGGCTGTTCGGCGCCGGCTGCTCGAAGCCGAGCAGCCGGCAGACGAACTCCGGATCGATCGGCAGCGTCGTGCCGCCGCCTGCGCCGGCGCCGAGCGGGCAGACATCGATGTGCTGGAACAACGCGAACAGCGCATGGGTTTCGTGCGCGAGCGCGCCGTCGAACGCGAGCAGCTGATGCGCGAGCGTGCCCGGCAGCGCCGGCTGGTACTGGCTGTAGATCGGAAATGCGCAGTCGACGTTCGCCGACGCCTTGAAGACGAGGCTGCGCCGCAAGCGCCATAGCGCGTCGAACGCGCGCGACGTCGCGTCGCGCAAATGCAGCTTCGTCGTCGCCGCGTTGATGTCGTTGCGCGAGCGGCCCGTCTGCAGCACGCCGCCGACATCCTCGCCGAGCGTCTCGATCAGGTATGCCTCGACGAGCATGTACAGGCCCCGCGGCCTCGGCCGCGCGAGCAGCGGCGCGTAGCCCGCGCGCCGCAGCCGGCGATGGGCGTCGAGCAGCGGCCGGACCCGTTCGGGCGCGACGATGCGCGTCGCCCCGAGCATGACGAGATGCGCCTCGTTCAGATCGAACAGATGGTCGAGTTCCGCGAGTGGGGCCTCGCTCGCGCCGTCGCCGTAGACGATCGCCTGCAGGCGAGGCGGCAGGCCGGGCGTCGCCGCGTTCGCGCCGTTCGACTCGTTCGACTCGTTTAACGCGGCTGCGCGCGCGTCGTCGCCGATGTCGATGCTCAGCCCGGCCACCGCACGCTCGGCGAGCGCCTCGACCGATTCGCGATGATCGCCCGCGCAGACGACGGCGGCGATGCGGTCGCGGAAGCTGCCTTCGAGCCGCAGCGCGTCGCCCGGCTGCGCGATCGGATGGAAATGCCGGAGCTCGGGCCGCGCGGCGATGTCGGCCGGCAGCGCGAGCGGGCCGCGCAGCACGCCCTCGCGCGCCGGCAGCGCGAAGCGGATCGCGCCGTAGCGTTTCGCGGTGAGATCGGCAAACGCCGCCACGCCGAGCCACATGTCGAGCACGTGGTCGAGCAGGTCGACGTCGAATACCTCGCCGAGCAGCACCGGAATCAGACCGCCCGCGAGGCGCGGATTGATCTCGATGATCGTGACCGTGTCGCCGCGCACGCGCAGCTCGGTGTGCGCGGGCCCGAACGCGTAGCCGAGCGCCTCGAGCGCGCGCAGCACCGTGCGCTCGATGCGCTCGCGCTGCGGGCTCGACAACGGCGCCGGATAGTCATGACCGATCTCGACGAAGTGCGGCTCGCGCCCGAGGCGTTTTCTGACGATGCCGACGATCTGCGTGCTGCGCGCGACCGTCAGTGTCTCGACCGAATACTCGTCGCCTTCGACATAGGCCTGCACGAGCGCCGCGCGCGTGCCCGCGCGCCGCAGCGCCGCGCAGTGCTCGGCCACCTCGTCGACGCTCGCGCACAGTCGCACGCCGACGCTGCCGGAGCCCATCCTCGGCTTGACGACAACCGGATAGGCGAGCCCGTCGAGCGCGGACAGCGCGACGGCGTCGGCGTCGGCGTCGGCGTCGGCGTCGAGCGCAAGCGCGTGCGTGCGCGGCACGTCTATCCCATGCTCGGCGAGCGTCCGCGCGAGACGCTTCTTGTCGCGGCACACACGCGTCGCTTCGGTGTTCGCGGTCGGCAGCCCGAGCCGCCGCGCGACTTCGATGAAATACTCGGACGACGACATCACGCCCGCCACGCCGTCGAGCGACGAAACGAAGCGGTGGATCCGGTCGGCGTCGCTCGTGTCGAGCGAGATCGTCACGACCCGGATCGCGTCGAGAAACGGATACTTGCCGCGGTTCGCGGTGAGAAAGTAAGGCGTGAGGCCGCGTTGCAGCGCCTTGCGCACGAGGAGCTCGCCCGTGCCCGTCGTGTTGCTCTCGATGAAGACAAAGATGCCCGTCATGTTTTCCGCGAAACGTCGATGAAGGTGGAGCCCGCCGCCCGTTCCGGGCGCCGGGCGAATGCCGGCCGCGCGCCGCACATCACGCGTGGAGCGCGACGAGCCCCGGTTGCTCGGCGAGCGACTTGCGCCCCCAGCCGATGCAGGCCCACTCGCGCGCCGGATCGACCTGATCGAGCCGTTCGACGCGATGCGGGGCCGTGCACGGCGCGCCGGCGATCTCGCCGTTCGCCTTCAGCCAGCGCGCGTCGAAGATCGTGTCCTGATAGCGGTAGCCCGTATCGGGCGCGACGAACAGCGTCTTGCGCGCGGGTTGCCGCGCCGCTTGATGGCTCGCGATCCGATACGCGGCGCCGCTCGTCGGGCCGCAGAACAGCCCGTGCCGCGCATGCAGCTCGATCGCGGCAAGGTTCGCCTGCGGGCTCGCGAGCCAGTGGATTTCGTCGAATTGCGTGTGGTCGAGAATCTTCGGCATGATGCTGTTGCCGAGCCCGCGCAGCGTGCGCTTGCCGTCCGGCAAGCCGAACAGCACGCTGTTGAACGTGTCGACGCCCGTCACGCGCACCTGCTCGCTGTGCCGCCGCAGATGCGTCGCGAGGCCGACCGACGAGCCGCCCGAGCCGACGCACGCGACGAGGTCGAACGCCGGGCCCATTTCGTCGAGCAGCCGCTCGGCGAGCGGGCGGTATGCGTCGGGATTGCCGGGGTTGTCGTATTGCTGCACCCAGAACGCGTTCGGGTGCGCGCCGAGCAGTTGCGCGACGCGCGCGAGCCGCAGGCGCTGGTATGCGCCGAGCGCATCGGGCTTCTCGATGATGTCGACCTCGGCGCCGAGGTTGTGCAGCATGCCGCGCAGCTTCGGATCGATCGCCGGATCGCCGACGATCCTCAGCTTGAGCCCCTGCTCGCGGCATACGACGGCGAGGCCGAGCGCGAAATTGCCGCTCGACGATTCGACGACGAGCGTATCCCGATCGATCCGGCCGTCGCGCAGCGCCTGCTCGATGATGTGCTTGGCCGGAATGATCTTCATCACTTCGAGCGCGACCGCGTAAAGATTCGGCGCGAGCTGCACGATGCGCGGCTCGGCCATCGCACCGGAGACGGTCTCCCGGGTTTTCCTGTTCGATGCGGCGTCGTATGTCATGAGCTCACCTGGTGAAGAAGCGCGAGATGGGTTGGCCAAGCGCGTCGCGCAGCGTGCGCTCGGCACGCGCGATCGTGTCGAGCGCGTCGGGGCCCGACGCATCGAAGCACAGGCCGATGAACGTGCCGCTGTGGCAATTGACGATGCCGTGCGCGCCGACTTCGCGCATCAGCGCTTCGAGCTGCCGCAGCGTTCGCTTCGGGTTGCGCTTCTGGTGCATTTGCGCGCTGAGCGTCGCCGCGCGCCCGATCTGCCGCACATCGCTGCGCGAGATCGCCGCGTCGACGTCGGCGAGCAGCGCCGCGTACTGATCCGCTTCCTCGTGGGAAAACTCGAAGCGATGGCAGTTGTACTCGACGGTATCGATCGTGCCGCCCTCGTCGATCGCGAGAATGCAGATTTTCGGCAGCCTGCCCATCACCTTGCCGAGCTCGACCCGGCGATGGAAGAACGCGACCGATTCGTCGAACATCACGCCGTCGGTCGGCTCGATCTCGCGAATGATCGCGCACATGTCGGCGGGAGAAAGCGGGATGTCGAAACACGCGGCGAGCGCGCGCAGCGTCGCGACGATGTCGGACGACGAGCTCGCGAGCCCCTTGCCCTCGGACACGTCGCTGCAGATCTGCAGGACGCCGCCCGTCAGGATGCCGAATCGTTCGAGAAAGAGCGCGGCGGCCTTCAGCGATTTCTTCTTGCTCGCCGGAAAGACATACAGGCGATCGGAATCGCGAAACCGGCAGAATCGGGCAGTCGAGCTCAGCGTGATCGGCAGCGTGATCAGAAAATCGTCGCCGGACGCGGGCTCGCGCCCCTGAACCAGTTCGCCGAACGTGGCCGGCGCGCGGCCGATCGAGAACAGGCGCCGGGGCGGTGCGTGCGCGCTCGCCGCGCGCGTCCTGTCGGGCTTCGCGCACGTGCGCCCGCCGTCGCGGCCGACATGGCCGCCCGCGGCGATCGACGGCCCGCCCGCCATCGCATCGAGATCGGGCACGACGTGCGTGCGAGGGGCCGACGCGGGTTCGGGCGCGGCGCCGCCGGCGCGCATCCGCGTCTCGCGCGGCGGTGCGCGGCGCGCCTCGGCCTCCATCGCCTCGCCGTCGTACAGCAGTCGCCCGATCAACGCGCGCTTGCCGTCGTCGACGCTGCCCGCCGTGATGAACCGCAGTACGCCGAGGTCTTCGTTGTTCTCGATGATGCTCATGATGGATGTGTCCTCGCGTGCGTCAGAAATAGCCCTGCTTCTTGCGCTGCTCCATCGCGGCCTCCGACGCCTGGTCGTCCATCCGCGTCGCCCCGCGCTCCGTGATCTCCGTCACCGCCGTCTCCGCGATGATCTTCTCCACGTCGTCCGCGTCGCTCTCGACCGGGCACGTGCACGAAATGTCCCCCACCGTGCGGAACCGCACCAGCGCCTGCTCGCTCGTCTCGCCCTCGCGCATCGGCGTGAGCGGCGTCACCGGCACGAGCAGCCCGTTGCGCCGCACGATCTCCCGGCGGTGCGCGTAGTAGATCGACGGCAGCTCCAGCTTCTCGCGCGCGATGTACTGCCACACGTCGAGCTCCGTCCAGTTCGAGATCGGGAACACCCGCAGGTGTTCGCCCCGGTGCAGCCGCGCGTTGTACAGGCTCCACAGCTCCGGGCGCTGCGCCTTCGGGTCCCACTGGCCGAATTCGTCGCGAAACGAGAAAATCCGCTCCTTCGCCCGTGCCTTCTCCTCGTCGCGCCGCGCCCCGCCGATCATCGCCGTGTAGCCGTGCCGCTCGATCGTCTCGAGCAGCGTGACCGCCTGCGCGGCGTTGCGCGAATCCGTCTCGCGGCGCAGCACCACCGTGCCGCGCGCGATCGAATCCTCGACGTGGCCGACCACCAGCTCCGCGCCGATCTGCTTCGCGCGGCGGTCGCGGAAATCGATCACCTCGTCGTAGTTGTGGCCCGTGTCGATGTGCACGAGCGGAAACGGCAGCGTCGTCCTGCGGTTCGCGCCGAGCCCGAACGCCTTGAGCGCGAGATGCAGCACGACCACCGAATCCTTGCCGCCCGAGAACAGCAGCGCCGGCTTGCTGCATTCCGCGACGAGCTCGCGCAGGATGTGGATCGACTCGGCCTCGAGCCAGTCGAGATGGCCCATCCGGCTCGTCGACGCGCCGGCGGCCCCGCCCGGCGAAGATGGTTCGAGCGTTGCGTTCATGGTTCCGCTCCCCCGTTCCGAACCCCTGCGGCGCGACGGCCGCGATGCGGCGGCGCCGGTTCCGCCCGCCGGTTCCGCCCGCCGATGGGGCCCGCGGCGAATCGAATCGGCCGCGCGGCCGCGGCGCGGCTTCACGGCGGCGCGGCGCGCGCCGCTCACGAGCACGCGAGGCCCGCCTGCGCCGCGAAAAGTTCGACATCCTGCGCGTACGTCCCGAGAAAATCGTCGTCGTAGTAGTACGCGAGCGCCTGCCGGAACATCTTGTCGCGGCTCTCCCAGCGGTTCTCCATCGGATACTGCGACACGCGCGCGTGATCGTCGTGCGAGATGTGCAGCGCATGGCCCTCGACGTGCCGCACGAGGCCCGCGCCCAGCGTGAGCCGCGAGATCATGTCCTGATCCTCCCAGCCCCAGCCGTGCAGACGCCCGTTGTAGCCGTTCACCGCGAGGAAATCCCGCCTTCTCACGAACAGCAGCCCCGGCGCCTGGCGCGTGCCGTCCTGCGCGTCCTCCTCGTTGTCGACGATCGTGAGTTCGCGGCCGTTGCGAATCCTCACGTCCAGCCGATAGCCGAAGCGAACGACGTTCTTCGCCTGCCGCGCGTTCTGCTCCGTCTCGCGCACGCCTTTCAGTGTCGCGAACACGCCGGGCGCCGCGTCGAGCTTGCGCACGAGCGACACGATCGCGTCCGGCTCGACGATGATGTCGCAGTCGCAAAAGAACAGCATGTCGTGACGGGCCGCGTGCGCGCCGAGGTTCTGCGCCTTCGTCTTGTGGAAATAGCGCTGCTCGCGCCACTGCGCGACCTGAACCGCATGCTCGAAGCCCTCGAGCTGGCGGGCGAGGCTCGCCGCGTCGCCGCCGAAATTCACGATCACGACTTCGCCGTTCAGCCGGCCCGCGGTCTCCACGAGCCCCGCCAGCGCGCCGGCCAGTTCGTTGCGGTTTCGCCATGTCACGATGATGGAAAGCATGGTCAATCTCCTTCGGGTTGAATCGACGCCGTCGAAGTGCCGCGCCGACGCGCGCGGCGGCGCGCCGGGTGCCGGCCGCGCGTCACGCGTGCCGGATCGCGAAGTCCTTCAGGAACGCGCACAGCCGGCTCACCGCCTGCTCCGATACGGCGTTGTAGAGCGACGCGCGGATGCCGCCGATCGAGCGGTGCCCGCTCAGGCCGCAGAAGCCCGCCTCCGTGGACTGCTCCTTGAACAGCGTGTCGAGCCGCGGCTGCCTGAAACGGAACGCGACGTTCATCGTCGAGCGCGCCGCCCTGTGCGCATGGCAGTCGATCACTTCGTTCAACGCATCGAGCGTCGCATAGAGCATGGCGGCCTTGCGCGCATTGATGTCGCGCATCGCATGCACGCCGCCGATTTCGTCCCTAATCCAGCGCAGCACGAGCGCCATCACGTAGATCGCGAACACGGGCGGCGTGTTGTAGTTCGACCGATGCTCGACGTGCGTGCGGAAATCGAGCATCGGCGGCAGCGTGTCCGGAACGCGCTCGAGCAGCGCGCGCCGGATGATCGCGACCGTCACGCCGGCAGGCCCGAGATTCTTCTGCGCGTGCGCGTAGACCATGCCGTACGCGCGCACGTCGAACGGCCTCGACATGAAATCCGACGACATGTCCGCGATCAGCGGGCTGTCGGGCAGATCCGCCGCGTCGGGAAACTGCAGCCCTTCGACGGTCTCGTTGGATACGTAGTGACGAAACGGCGCGCGCGCGTCCCAGTCGAGCGCGGCGAGCGACGGCAGCGTCCGGTAGCCGCTCGCCGCGCCGTCCCAGACCACGCGCATCGCGGCCACGCGCGACGCCTCGCCGATCGCCTTGCGGCTCCAGTAGCCCGTCGTCACGTACTCGGGCGCGGCCGCGCCCGGCCGCGAGAAATTCATCGGGATCATCGAGAACTGCAGGCTGCTGCCGCCTTGCAAGAACACGACGCCGTACTCGTCCGGAATGCCCAGCAGATCGCGCAGATCCGCCTGCGCCTGCGCGAGCAGACTCGAGAACCAGCTCGAGCGATGGCTCATGCCGAGCACCGACAAGCCGGTTTCCGGCAGCTCCACCACCGCTTGCCGCACCTGTTCGAGCACGGTATCCGGCAGCGCGCCGGGGCCGCCGGAGAAATTCAGTTGATTGCGATGCATCTGACGACACTCCCGAGGCAAGGTGAGAACCGGAATCGGATCACTTCTGCAGATAGCCCGCGGACGGACGCGTCGCGCCCCGCCTGAGCGCGGCGTTCAGCGGCTCCGAGTAGTACTTGAAGACGAACTGCGCGACGAGCGCCGACACGCACAGATAGAAGAGCAGCCACAGCGGCTTCGCGGCGATATCGACGTTTTCCCGCGTGACGTACTCGCGCAGCACGCCGAGCACGACGATGTGGAACAGGTACAGCTCGTAGCTGCGCTGCCCGAACCAGCCGATGAAGCGGGAGACGAACGACGGCGCCGCGGCCTCGGCCGGCGCGCCGCCCCTGAAGCAGTACAGCAGCGCCGCGGTGGAGAACGCGACCACCGACACGCCCCAGACGACGTGCTGCATGATCGGACCAGACAAGTACGTGACGGCGATCGCGAGGCCGGCGATCCACTGGATCGCGCGGCTGCGGCCGCGCGACATCGCGCGCGCGGGCAGCAGCGCCGCGCAGGCGCCCATCGCGATCGCGTCGAAGCACGACAGGTAGCCGTACAGCGCGACGATCTCGTCGTCCGCGTGCAGGCTCCGATACACCGGCGCGACGAGAATCGGCACGCACAGGAACAGCAGGATGTAGCGGCGGCGCTTGAGCAGCA is a window of Burkholderia mallei ATCC 23344 DNA encoding:
- a CDS encoding TetR/AcrR family transcriptional regulator, which gives rise to MRYSPKHKEASRARLVEAGAALAKRNGFANTGMDALTAAAGVTTGAFYSQFRSKPEFLYAIVEHEMSKVLATVENRSKDDLVATLRSYLSTAHADHPELGCPVPTLGAEIARADVATRRMFEDLIKRFQASLATALHDDEAAWTLGCAAIGAVLVARAMASTERRSEVLRSVLAYTMRSFDADARKKK
- the map gene encoding type I methionyl aminopeptidase yields the protein MARSRQVPIRSKAEIAMARRAGTMAAQVLSMIAPHVKAGVTTNALDRLCREYIVDVLRARPANIGYHGYPKTICASVNHVVCHGIPSDHALQDGDIVNIDVALDHDGWYGDTSRMYCVGEPAAPARRLVDATYEAMMAGIAAVRPGATLGDVGHAIQSVAHREGFSIVREYCGHGIGRIYHDEPQVLHYGRPGAGLRLAPGMIFTIEPMLNAGRAETRQLADGWTVVTQDRSWSAQWEHMVVVTEDGFDILTPWPDGEPARSPAATGAAGAA
- a CDS encoding ParD-like family protein encodes the protein MGIVKISDGMHESLRHASAALSRSINAQAEHWLRIGMLAELHPTLSYAEICRLLIETEIQGDEAAPSVDAARSA
- a CDS encoding lyase family protein, with the protein product MTGIFVFIESNTTGTGELLVRKALQRGLTPYFLTANRGKYPFLDAIRVVTISLDTSDADRIHRFVSSLDGVAGVMSSSEYFIEVARRLGLPTANTEATRVCRDKKRLARTLAEHGIDVPRTHALALDADADADADAVALSALDGLAYPVVVKPRMGSGSVGVRLCASVDEVAEHCAALRRAGTRAALVQAYVEGDEYSVETLTVARSTQIVGIVRKRLGREPHFVEIGHDYPAPLSSPQRERIERTVLRALEALGYAFGPAHTELRVRGDTVTIIEINPRLAGGLIPVLLGEVFDVDLLDHVLDMWLGVAAFADLTAKRYGAIRFALPAREGVLRGPLALPADIAARPELRHFHPIAQPGDALRLEGSFRDRIAAVVCAGDHRESVEALAERAVAGLSIDIGDDARAAALNESNESNGANAATPGLPPRLQAIVYGDGASEAPLAELDHLFDLNEAHLVMLGATRIVAPERVRPLLDAHRRLRRAGYAPLLARPRPRGLYMLVEAYLIETLGEDVGGVLQTGRSRNDINAATTKLHLRDATSRAFDALWRLRRSLVFKASANVDCAFPIYSQYQPALPGTLAHQLLAFDGALAHETHALFALFQHIDVCPLGAGAGGGTTLPIDPEFVCRLLGFEQPAPNSLDAVANRSGVVHFLSAMNAIGLVLSRLAQDLQIWTTAEFALVSLPAALTGGSSMLPQKKNPFLVEFVKSRAGVPFGALASCSAALGKTPYTNSFEAGSPMNGLIAQACAAIEDAAAVAVLLIDGLEAAQARIDAHLRDTGVVAMAVAESLVVRRSIDFRSAHTRVAQAVRDSAAQGRSSHDALAALDPDFVSRAPLEWARSHRFGGGPGAADLNHGVARACRALADDEAVFRRKQDVWREAEQMRRLAAQQLAGD
- a CDS encoding cysteine synthase family protein; this translates as MTYDAASNRKTRETVSGAMAEPRIVQLAPNLYAVALEVMKIIPAKHIIEQALRDGRIDRDTLVVESSSGNFALGLAVVCREQGLKLRIVGDPAIDPKLRGMLHNLGAEVDIIEKPDALGAYQRLRLARVAQLLGAHPNAFWVQQYDNPGNPDAYRPLAERLLDEMGPAFDLVACVGSGGSSVGLATHLRRHSEQVRVTGVDTFNSVLFGLPDGKRTLRGLGNSIMPKILDHTQFDEIHWLASPQANLAAIELHARHGLFCGPTSGAAYRIASHQAARQPARKTLFVAPDTGYRYQDTIFDARWLKANGEIAGAPCTAPHRVERLDQVDPAREWACIGWGRKSLAEQPGLVALHA
- a CDS encoding kinase, with the protein product MSIIENNEDLGVLRFITAGSVDDGKRALIGRLLYDGEAMEAEARRAPPRETRMRAGGAAPEPASAPRTHVVPDLDAMAGGPSIAAGGHVGRDGGRTCAKPDRTRAASAHAPPRRLFSIGRAPATFGELVQGREPASGDDFLITLPITLSSTARFCRFRDSDRLYVFPASKKKSLKAAALFLERFGILTGGVLQICSDVSEGKGLASSSSDIVATLRALAACFDIPLSPADMCAIIREIEPTDGVMFDESVAFFHRRVELGKVMGRLPKICILAIDEGGTIDTVEYNCHRFEFSHEEADQYAALLADVDAAISRSDVRQIGRAATLSAQMHQKRNPKRTLRQLEALMREVGAHGIVNCHSGTFIGLCFDASGPDALDTIARAERTLRDALGQPISRFFTR
- the cysD gene encoding sulfate adenylyltransferase subunit CysD, producing MNATLEPSSPGGAAGASTSRMGHLDWLEAESIHILRELVAECSKPALLFSGGKDSVVVLHLALKAFGLGANRRTTLPFPLVHIDTGHNYDEVIDFRDRRAKQIGAELVVGHVEDSIARGTVVLRRETDSRNAAQAVTLLETIERHGYTAMIGGARRDEEKARAKERIFSFRDEFGQWDPKAQRPELWSLYNARLHRGEHLRVFPISNWTELDVWQYIAREKLELPSIYYAHRREIVRRNGLLVPVTPLTPMREGETSEQALVRFRTVGDISCTCPVESDADDVEKIIAETAVTEITERGATRMDDQASEAAMEQRKKQGYF
- a CDS encoding galactosyltransferase-related protein, with the protein product MLSIIVTWRNRNELAGALAGLVETAGRLNGEVVIVNFGGDAASLARQLEGFEHAVQVAQWREQRYFHKTKAQNLGAHAARHDMLFFCDCDIIVEPDAIVSLVRKLDAAPGVFATLKGVRETEQNARQAKNVVRFGYRLDVRIRNGRELTIVDNEEDAQDGTRQAPGLLFVRRRDFLAVNGYNGRLHGWGWEDQDMISRLTLGAGLVRHVEGHALHISHDDHARVSQYPMENRWESRDKMFRQALAYYYDDDFLGTYAQDVELFAAQAGLACS
- a CDS encoding phosphoserine transaminase encodes the protein MHRNQLNFSGGPGALPDTVLEQVRQAVVELPETGLSVLGMSHRSSWFSSLLAQAQADLRDLLGIPDEYGVVFLQGGSSLQFSMIPMNFSRPGAAAPEYVTTGYWSRKAIGEASRVAAMRVVWDGAASGYRTLPSLAALDWDARAPFRHYVSNETVEGLQFPDAADLPDSPLIADMSSDFMSRPFDVRAYGMVYAHAQKNLGPAGVTVAIIRRALLERVPDTLPPMLDFRTHVEHRSNYNTPPVFAIYVMALVLRWIRDEIGGVHAMRDINARKAAMLYATLDALNEVIDCHAHRAARSTMNVAFRFRQPRLDTLFKEQSTEAGFCGLSGHRSIGGIRASLYNAVSEQAVSRLCAFLKDFAIRHA
- a CDS encoding acyltransferase family protein; translated protein: MMELKKRSDGVDLLRGIAILLVLILHFHLTYRLHVLPFDVPWLSGAIKAISRNGNYGVTMFFAVSGFLITSTSARRFGSFGAIRPATFYRFRASRILPCLVLVLAVIVALGSLGMRSFVNKPDTASVLVSVLSVLTFWHNVLMAKVGYFNYSMNILWSLSVEEVFYLSFPILCLLLKRRRYILLFLCVPILVAPVYRSLHADDEIVALYGYLSCFDAIAMGACAALLPARAMSRGRSRAIQWIAGLAIAVTYLSGPIMQHVVWGVSVVAFSTAALLYCFRGGAPAEAAAPSFVSRFIGWFGQRSYELYLFHIVVLGVLREYVTRENVDIAAKPLWLLFYLCVSALVAQFVFKYYSEPLNAALRRGATRPSAGYLQK